A genomic window from Sphingobacterium sp. BN32 includes:
- a CDS encoding YhcG family protein, with the protein MSVENSHKQDFEHILKLIQDARDRTYSKANSELVLLYFNVGEIVSQKVHAGTWGDNTVQQLADYIQSKAPNLSGFNRRGLYRMKQFYELYTADSAVFKLWAETVSPVATQINNDKQAIVSPTATQLQNTDNQYSSFITSVLLQIAWANHLEIFSAVKQPEQILFYLLMNIKEKWNKLEIRRQIKTASFERTILSNKLISSAKSTLPENLFRDPYMFEFLDLPDGHSEKDLEKAIIRNLQKFILEVGKGFTYMGNQYRLQVGNKDYYTDLLFYHRDLQCLVLFELKIGDFEPEFLGKLNFYLEALDRDVKRPHEQASFGVLLCKGKDNEVVEYAMARNTSPSIIADYETKLIDKKVLAKKLHQLAQALDKSEDT; encoded by the coding sequence ATGAGTGTAGAAAATTCACATAAACAAGATTTCGAGCACATCCTTAAACTCATACAGGATGCTCGTGATCGTACGTATAGCAAAGCAAATAGCGAACTAGTTCTATTATACTTCAATGTAGGTGAAATTGTATCACAAAAAGTACACGCCGGAACCTGGGGGGATAATACGGTTCAACAATTGGCGGACTACATTCAGTCTAAAGCTCCAAATCTATCCGGTTTTAATCGCCGTGGACTTTACCGGATGAAGCAATTTTACGAGCTGTACACAGCAGATTCGGCTGTTTTTAAACTTTGGGCAGAAACAGTGTCGCCGGTAGCGACACAAATAAATAATGACAAGCAAGCAATTGTGTCGCCAACGGCGACACAATTACAAAACACAGATAATCAATACTCAAGCTTTATCACATCTGTGCTTTTACAAATAGCGTGGGCAAACCATCTTGAGATATTTTCGGCGGTAAAACAGCCTGAACAAATTCTGTTTTATTTGCTAATGAATATCAAAGAAAAGTGGAATAAGCTGGAAATTCGCCGGCAAATAAAGACAGCATCTTTCGAGCGCACTATATTATCGAACAAACTGATTTCATCAGCTAAATCAACGTTACCGGAAAATCTATTCAGAGATCCATACATGTTTGAATTTTTAGACTTGCCTGATGGACATTCAGAAAAGGATCTGGAAAAAGCAATAATACGCAACTTACAGAAGTTTATTCTGGAAGTTGGAAAAGGATTCACCTATATGGGTAATCAGTATCGTCTGCAAGTGGGCAACAAAGACTATTATACAGACTTATTATTCTACCACCGGGATTTACAGTGCTTGGTATTATTCGAGTTAAAGATTGGTGATTTTGAACCAGAGTTTTTGGGAAAACTTAATTTCTATCTGGAGGCGTTGGACAGAGATGTCAAGCGACCACACGAACAGGCAAGTTTTGGGGTTTTGCTTTGCAAAGGAAAGGATAATGAAGTCGTTGAATATGCTATGGCCCGCAATACCAGTCCTTCGATAATTGCTGATTACGAAACAAAACTAATAGACAAAAAGGTATTGGCAAAGAAACTACATCAATTGGCGCAGGCATTAGATAAATCGGAAGACACGTAA
- a CDS encoding DNA methyltransferase, translating to MKKSEIRDKLAELTQLIDHNSFIYDFLSCFGLSKTTIARLRKGDYNLSKVEGELFYKGKIFFKAEESEKLIHTIDELSKDDKILKQKPRFIIVTDFEQVLATDTKLKTNKEFPIVELADQIDFFLPLSGAEIYRVSTDDKADRDAAYKLAELYDLLVIDNPDWVAQGSHQLNLFLSRLLFCYFAEDTGIFSTKSIFTEALANNTNSDGSDVAEFLSILFKKLNTETGDGGGSGYLERFPYVNGGLFRDEIICPKFSQKSRQILLDSGELDWSEINPDIFGSMIQAVADPSERTNLGMHYTSLQNILKLIKPLFLDELYEDFEKHKENPRALERLLIRLAKIKFFDPACGSGNFLIITYKELRNLEIQIIKQLIDLDKSQRKIYFTSILLTQFYGIEIKDFAHEMAILSLWLAEHQMNQVFETELLDYGQSKPILPLKEAGNIVQGNAARMNWEEVCPRSDNDEIYIIGNPPYLGSRNQDTEQKSDMKFVFRKDYKSMDYVSIWFYKGAKYIEGINAQLAFVSTNSICQGEQVALIWKRFLNAKIEVGFAYQSFKWVNNAKGNAGVMVIIVGLRNKSPNFKILFTDTVSKEVKNINAYLLDAPDIFITGSTKPIFELPLMIYGNMPLEGGFLRFSEEEKKSIIQSQQGIEKFIKKVVGGEEFIKGQNRYCFWIEDKDLDEALSFDEICKRINLVRDFRTNGGEVARTLVKKSHQFRYRHMPTYHQFVIPCTSSESRDYIPIGVFDKEYVSLNSVQSVYDAEPWLFGVLHSKMHMVWVDAVGGKLETRYRYSAKVCYNTFPFPAINDKQKELITQYVFDILDQRAKYSEKTMAWMYNPETMPSGLKEAHHALDLAIERIYRLAPFHSDEERLEYLFKLYDEMSKRDTLFAKEKKTRKKK from the coding sequence ATGAAAAAATCGGAAATTAGAGATAAGTTAGCTGAACTTACGCAGCTTATCGATCATAATAGCTTCATATACGACTTCTTGTCTTGCTTTGGATTATCCAAAACAACCATTGCTCGCTTACGAAAAGGCGACTATAACCTTTCTAAAGTAGAGGGGGAATTATTCTACAAGGGAAAAATATTTTTCAAGGCAGAGGAATCTGAGAAACTTATTCATACGATTGATGAGTTAAGTAAGGATGATAAAATCTTGAAACAGAAGCCTCGCTTTATCATAGTAACCGATTTTGAGCAGGTACTTGCTACAGATACTAAGCTAAAAACAAATAAAGAATTTCCGATAGTCGAATTGGCTGATCAGATTGATTTTTTTCTTCCACTATCTGGTGCCGAAATATATCGAGTTAGTACCGATGATAAAGCGGATAGGGATGCAGCGTATAAGCTCGCCGAGCTCTATGATTTATTGGTTATTGACAATCCAGATTGGGTAGCACAAGGAAGTCACCAACTCAATTTATTTTTATCCAGGCTGTTGTTCTGTTATTTTGCGGAAGATACAGGTATCTTTTCTACCAAAAGCATTTTCACCGAAGCTTTAGCAAATAATACCAATTCCGATGGATCGGATGTGGCTGAGTTCCTGTCCATATTATTCAAAAAACTAAATACTGAAACAGGTGATGGGGGGGGGTCCGGCTATTTGGAACGGTTTCCGTATGTAAACGGGGGGCTGTTCCGTGACGAGATTATCTGTCCTAAATTCTCCCAAAAATCGCGACAGATCCTGTTGGATTCGGGCGAGTTGGACTGGTCAGAGATCAACCCAGATATTTTTGGGTCGATGATACAAGCTGTTGCCGATCCTTCCGAACGTACAAATCTTGGGATGCACTACACGTCTTTGCAAAATATTCTTAAACTGATCAAGCCATTGTTTTTGGATGAGTTGTATGAAGATTTTGAAAAACACAAAGAAAACCCGCGTGCGTTGGAGAGATTACTCATCCGGTTAGCCAAAATCAAGTTTTTTGACCCGGCTTGCGGAAGCGGTAATTTTCTAATCATTACTTATAAAGAATTACGTAATCTGGAAATCCAGATCATTAAGCAATTAATCGACCTAGATAAATCTCAACGGAAAATATATTTCACGTCGATACTCCTTACGCAATTTTATGGAATAGAGATCAAGGACTTTGCGCATGAAATGGCGATACTATCGCTATGGCTGGCCGAACACCAAATGAATCAAGTATTCGAGACGGAACTATTAGATTACGGGCAGTCCAAGCCGATACTACCACTCAAAGAAGCTGGAAATATAGTGCAGGGAAATGCCGCAAGGATGAATTGGGAAGAAGTTTGCCCTAGAAGCGATAATGACGAAATCTATATTATTGGTAATCCACCATACTTGGGGAGTCGGAACCAAGATACCGAACAAAAATCCGATATGAAATTTGTATTCCGTAAAGATTATAAAAGTATGGATTACGTGTCTATTTGGTTTTATAAAGGCGCGAAATACATTGAGGGTATCAATGCTCAACTGGCTTTTGTTTCAACTAATTCAATTTGTCAAGGTGAACAAGTAGCCCTTATATGGAAAAGATTTTTAAATGCAAAGATTGAAGTCGGTTTCGCTTATCAATCTTTTAAATGGGTAAACAATGCTAAAGGAAATGCGGGAGTTATGGTGATTATTGTGGGTTTACGTAATAAATCTCCTAATTTTAAAATATTATTTACCGATACAGTTTCTAAAGAAGTTAAAAATATTAATGCTTATCTATTGGACGCACCTGATATTTTTATAACAGGAAGTACTAAGCCCATTTTTGAATTGCCATTGATGATTTATGGAAATATGCCATTAGAGGGTGGTTTTTTAAGGTTCTCAGAAGAAGAGAAAAAAAGCATAATACAATCTCAACAAGGTATTGAAAAATTTATTAAAAAAGTTGTTGGAGGGGAGGAATTCATTAAAGGTCAAAATAGATATTGTTTTTGGATTGAAGACAAAGATTTAGATGAAGCATTATCCTTTGATGAAATTTGTAAAAGAATTAATTTGGTGAGAGACTTTAGAACTAATGGAGGAGAAGTTGCAAGAACTTTAGTTAAAAAATCCCACCAATTTAGGTATAGGCATATGCCAACTTATCATCAATTTGTTATTCCATGTACTTCATCCGAGTCGAGAGATTATATTCCGATAGGTGTATTTGATAAAGAGTATGTATCATTAAATTCTGTGCAAAGTGTCTACGACGCTGAGCCTTGGCTTTTCGGTGTCCTACACTCCAAGATGCACATGGTCTGGGTGGATGCAGTAGGAGGAAAGTTAGAGACACGTTACCGCTATTCAGCAAAGGTCTGCTACAATACCTTTCCCTTTCCGGCGATCAACGACAAGCAGAAAGAGCTGATCACCCAATACGTCTTTGACATCTTGGATCAGCGTGCGAAATATAGTGAGAAAACAATGGCTTGGATGTATAATCCCGAAACCATGCCTTCTGGATTGAAGGAAGCGCATCATGCCTTAGATTTAGCCATTGAGCGTATTTACCGATTGGCACCGTTTCATTCGGACGAGGAGCGTTTGGAATACCTCTTTAAGCTGTATGATGAGATGAGTAAGAGAGATACACTATTTGCCAAAGAAAAGAAAACGAGGAAGAAAAAATGA
- a CDS encoding relaxase/mobilization nuclease domain-containing protein codes for MIAKIIEGRSFGGCVGYVLKEDSEIIHANGLRTDSTTTIAQDFNFQRMLKPRLGKAVGHIILSWNTADKNMLDNDIMVSSAKRYLAKMGIRDTQCLMVRHHDREHDHIHIIYNRVDNHGKTISNSNQRYKSFTACKELNALYGFKQSDGKQNVNRGRLKGNDRTRYQIYDTLKAGIRISRNWTELQNYIRYRGVEMQFKYRSRSDEVQGISFSKNGQTFRGSAIDRSLSYGQIDRALNGIDNAMGQTHRIESNVSTDRSMDSNIGETIGYLASALFSIPESTSAKNEPLNKKRKKKKNYGLKR; via the coding sequence ATGATAGCGAAGATCATTGAGGGGCGGTCATTCGGCGGTTGCGTTGGATACGTACTAAAGGAAGATAGTGAGATTATCCATGCTAATGGATTGCGGACAGATTCGACAACGACCATTGCACAGGATTTCAATTTTCAGCGGATGCTGAAACCCAGATTGGGAAAGGCTGTCGGGCATATTATCCTATCGTGGAATACGGCAGATAAGAATATGCTGGACAACGATATCATGGTGTCATCGGCTAAACGCTACCTCGCCAAAATGGGCATCAGGGATACACAGTGTCTGATGGTCAGGCATCACGACCGCGAACATGATCATATCCACATTATCTATAACAGGGTGGACAATCATGGCAAGACCATATCCAACAGCAATCAGCGGTATAAGAGTTTTACAGCCTGCAAGGAACTCAATGCCCTATATGGTTTTAAGCAGTCCGACGGGAAGCAGAACGTCAACAGGGGAAGGTTAAAGGGAAACGATCGGACAAGGTATCAGATATACGATACCTTGAAGGCGGGAATCCGTATTAGTAGAAATTGGACAGAACTACAGAACTATATCCGCTACAGGGGTGTGGAAATGCAGTTTAAATATAGATCTCGTTCGGATGAGGTTCAAGGTATTTCGTTCAGTAAAAACGGACAGACATTTCGGGGATCGGCCATTGACCGCTCATTGAGCTATGGACAGATCGACAGAGCGTTAAACGGGATCGATAACGCTATGGGACAAACCCATCGGATAGAAAGCAATGTCTCGACAGATCGGTCTATGGATTCCAATATCGGGGAAACCATCGGTTACTTAGCTTCGGCCCTATTTTCGATCCCTGAAAGCACGTCTGCTAAAAACGAACCCCTTAACAAAAAAAGAAAAAAGAAAAAGAACTACGGATTAAAACGTTAA
- the mobC gene encoding plasmid mobilization relaxosome protein MobC has product MVTAKSNNKMKDTKNKGGRPALENKKKFRINVRFDEAEHKRVLQNAQTAGMSKSEWVRKSAIMRKIVPRFTEEQLKAFRAITGASNNLNQLTKKAHQTGLFEVAQECRNTIGHINQCIDILLHHDSEDH; this is encoded by the coding sequence ATGGTCACAGCTAAAAGTAACAACAAAATGAAAGATACCAAGAACAAGGGCGGAAGACCCGCACTGGAAAATAAAAAGAAGTTCAGGATCAATGTCCGTTTCGATGAAGCGGAGCATAAAAGGGTTCTGCAGAACGCACAAACGGCAGGTATGAGCAAATCGGAATGGGTACGCAAAAGCGCCATTATGCGAAAGATCGTACCGAGGTTTACCGAAGAACAGTTGAAAGCGTTCAGGGCAATCACAGGTGCTTCGAACAACCTTAACCAACTGACGAAAAAAGCCCACCAGACAGGGCTGTTTGAAGTGGCGCAGGAATGCCGAAATACGATCGGCCATATCAACCAATGTATCGATATACTACTGCACCATGATAGCGAAGATCATTGA
- a CDS encoding toprim domain-containing protein, producing the protein MTCEDLKRIPLISILQHLQIPCAKMNSREAWFKNPFNGGDERTASTKVDVHQNIWYSHSEGIGGNNIDFLMKFLGTSELAKVLEWADERKNFFSFQQQTVSNSWHAVQTEKETGYTILSVKPLKNKALLDYLSNERKIDPDIAKAFCKEIYYRTANGQTYFAVCSVNDSGGFELRNPYDKRSLMTKDITTVDNGSNGVILFEGFIDWLSFLTLRKIADRPFPCTDYCILNTTAHLKRSFPFLERHKTIVSYLDTDESGTKAYRDLEIRFGKTHSLKNGIQELQHRNSTIKDVNDYLVHGLSDTKIENRPTGRKLSNR; encoded by the coding sequence ATGACATGTGAAGACTTAAAGCGAATACCGCTCATATCCATTTTACAGCATTTACAGATTCCCTGTGCAAAGATGAACAGCAGGGAAGCATGGTTCAAGAATCCCTTTAACGGAGGAGATGAACGGACGGCATCGACAAAGGTGGATGTACACCAAAATATATGGTACTCCCATTCCGAGGGTATCGGAGGGAACAATATTGATTTCCTGATGAAGTTCTTAGGCACATCCGAACTCGCAAAAGTCTTGGAGTGGGCTGATGAGAGAAAAAATTTTTTTTCTTTTCAACAGCAGACCGTCTCGAATAGTTGGCACGCCGTACAGACAGAAAAAGAGACAGGCTACACCATACTGTCCGTAAAACCGCTTAAAAACAAAGCATTGCTCGACTATCTGTCTAATGAGCGTAAGATCGACCCCGATATTGCCAAGGCTTTTTGCAAGGAAATCTACTACCGGACAGCAAACGGGCAGACATATTTTGCCGTATGCTCTGTCAATGATTCGGGAGGATTTGAACTGCGCAACCCCTATGACAAACGGTCGTTAATGACAAAAGACATTACGACCGTAGACAACGGAAGCAACGGGGTTATTTTGTTCGAGGGATTTATAGACTGGCTTTCTTTTTTGACACTAAGGAAGATTGCAGACCGACCGTTTCCATGTACAGATTATTGCATACTGAACACTACCGCCCACCTGAAAAGGTCATTCCCTTTTTTGGAACGGCACAAAACTATCGTCAGCTATCTGGACACGGACGAGTCGGGAACAAAAGCATACAGAGACTTGGAAATCCGCTTTGGAAAAACCCATAGTCTCAAAAATGGAATACAGGAGCTACAGCACAGAAACAGTACGATAAAAGACGTGAATGATTATCTGGTGCATGGTCTATCCGACACCAAAATCGAAAATCGTCCAACTGGCAGAAAACTATCGAATAGGTAG
- a CDS encoding AAA family ATPase, whose translation MIPFNQNIVEALEKSTVKITDEFKEPPIMITIINSDSVIGTLGNFSASTGKAKSRKTFNVISLVAAALSGRQILEYKVKVPENRPLVLYFDTEQSKYHCHRLLSRVYKLIDYPPTEVHGNLKLISLREYPTKERLNIIEYALFKYADRVGLVIIDGIRDLVYDINNATEATEITGKLMKWSQELNIHIHTVLHLNKGDDNTRGHLGTELNNKAESILQVTKSDMDANYSTVAPKFIRDVEFEPFTFFIDDGLPVLDENFDLSGTVSRKGFDYQELSKENHREVLQEMFKDSEITCTYDDFVRRLKEAYLAKGFNFGTNKAKQLKTFLENKRMIIKNDKTYRFNPEFYY comes from the coding sequence ATGATTCCATTTAATCAGAATATTGTCGAAGCTCTTGAAAAATCTACTGTTAAAATAACAGATGAATTTAAAGAACCTCCTATCATGATAACGATCATCAATTCGGATTCCGTCATTGGAACGCTTGGCAATTTTAGCGCATCTACAGGGAAAGCAAAGAGTCGGAAAACATTCAATGTGATTTCATTGGTTGCGGCGGCATTGAGCGGTAGGCAAATATTAGAGTACAAAGTTAAAGTTCCCGAAAACCGTCCCTTAGTATTGTATTTTGATACCGAACAGAGTAAATACCATTGTCACAGGCTTCTTTCACGGGTATATAAACTTATTGATTATCCACCGACAGAAGTACACGGGAACTTAAAATTGATTTCTCTAAGAGAGTATCCTACGAAAGAACGTCTTAATATCATCGAATATGCTTTGTTCAAATATGCAGACAGGGTCGGTCTGGTCATAATTGACGGCATCAGGGACCTAGTTTACGATATTAATAATGCTACAGAAGCAACGGAGATTACAGGTAAGTTGATGAAATGGTCACAAGAGTTGAATATCCATATCCACACCGTGCTACACCTGAACAAAGGAGATGACAACACACGGGGGCATTTGGGAACAGAGTTGAACAATAAGGCGGAATCTATCTTACAGGTTACCAAAAGCGATATGGATGCAAACTACAGCACTGTTGCCCCAAAGTTTATTAGAGATGTTGAATTCGAGCCATTTACCTTTTTTATTGATGATGGTTTACCAGTTTTGGACGAAAATTTTGATCTGTCAGGCACAGTATCCAGAAAAGGCTTCGATTATCAAGAACTTTCTAAAGAGAATCATCGAGAAGTGTTACAGGAAATGTTCAAAGACAGTGAAATTACCTGTACATATGATGACTTTGTCCGAAGATTGAAGGAAGCTTATCTAGCAAAAGGTTTCAATTTCGGAACGAACAAAGCAAAACAGCTAAAGACGTTCCTTGAAAACAAAAGGATGATTATCAAGAACGATAAGACCTATCGGTTCAACCCCGAATTCTATTACTGA
- a CDS encoding DUF3853 family protein, whose translation MDIRELLSKPVAMMTGEELLAIQREAIAEIPKEEVTSTLPEFVYGISGIMQLFNCSKSKAQKIKNSGVITGAIQQDQRTIIVDTRLALKLFKEYTNQKKKRFV comes from the coding sequence ATGGACATTCGTGAATTACTATCAAAGCCTGTCGCTATGATGACTGGCGAGGAATTACTGGCTATTCAACGAGAAGCAATCGCAGAAATACCTAAAGAAGAAGTAACAAGCACATTACCTGAATTCGTATATGGTATTTCGGGTATTATGCAATTGTTTAATTGTAGCAAATCGAAAGCACAGAAAATAAAAAACAGTGGTGTAATTACTGGTGCGATTCAACAGGATCAACGGACAATTATTGTTGATACTCGGCTTGCTTTAAAATTGTTTAAGGAGTATACCAATCAAAAGAAAAAGAGGTTCGTATGA
- a CDS encoding site-specific integrase, translated as MNIKRNIIFSLEKRKKDGLEVIENVPIRVRINYDGDRLDLSSGFRVDVSKWDDKKQRVKNGTTNKIKQSASEINASLLKIESVIQDIFKSYEIEGSVPLKSTLRNEINDKIKPKNETCSKARIQSKFFDYYDQFIRENRKLNNWTEGTLKKLRTVRNHLYEFKPNIGVNDFDNTTLDKYMDFLLKRRGFKNSTLEKHLKFLKWFLRWGYRNGTVTNSAFLSYRPKIKKIEKKVVFLTGQEIDHIKAFDIPKEKSYLHRVRDILIFTCYSGLRHSDVYALTKDAVKEKFIEVVTIKTDDKLIIDLNNHTKEILNKYKDERLPNNKALPVISNQKYNEYLKELGELVGLDESIMTTYYKGNKRIEEVVPKYTLLTSHIGRRSFICNGLFLGIPVHIMMKWTGHSDYKSMQPYIDTVDEMRSEAMEMFNKM; from the coding sequence ATGAACATCAAAAGAAATATTATTTTTTCACTTGAAAAGCGTAAAAAGGACGGTTTAGAGGTCATAGAAAATGTTCCTATCAGAGTCCGAATCAACTATGACGGTGACAGGCTGGATTTATCCAGTGGCTTTCGAGTTGACGTTTCTAAATGGGATGATAAAAAGCAACGTGTAAAAAATGGCACAACAAATAAAATTAAACAGTCTGCAAGCGAAATAAATGCATCACTCCTAAAAATCGAGAGCGTCATTCAGGATATCTTCAAAAGTTATGAAATTGAAGGGTCAGTCCCTTTAAAATCAACACTACGGAATGAGATAAATGATAAGATAAAACCAAAAAATGAAACTTGTTCGAAAGCAAGAATACAAAGTAAATTCTTTGATTACTACGATCAATTTATTCGAGAGAACCGTAAACTTAACAATTGGACTGAAGGCACACTAAAAAAACTTCGAACGGTCAGAAATCACCTCTACGAATTTAAACCAAACATCGGTGTTAACGATTTTGATAATACTACGCTTGATAAGTATATGGATTTTCTTTTGAAGAGGCGAGGATTTAAAAACTCGACACTGGAAAAACATTTAAAGTTCTTAAAATGGTTTCTTCGTTGGGGATACAGAAACGGAACGGTTACGAATTCAGCATTCCTGTCGTACCGCCCAAAAATTAAGAAAATAGAAAAAAAAGTCGTTTTTCTTACAGGGCAAGAGATTGATCATATTAAGGCTTTCGATATTCCGAAAGAAAAATCATACTTACACCGTGTTCGTGATATACTGATTTTCACGTGTTATTCAGGATTGAGACACTCAGATGTATATGCTTTAACAAAAGATGCTGTGAAAGAGAAATTTATAGAAGTAGTGACGATCAAAACAGATGATAAACTCATCATCGACCTTAATAACCACACAAAAGAAATCTTAAACAAATATAAGGACGAAAGACTTCCGAACAACAAGGCTCTACCGGTAATTTCTAACCAGAAATATAATGAATACCTCAAGGAACTTGGCGAATTAGTTGGACTTGATGAATCGATTATGACAACCTATTATAAAGGAAACAAGCGTATAGAAGAGGTTGTTCCGAAGTACACGTTATTAACTTCTCACATTGGAAGACGTTCTTTTATATGCAACGGTTTGTTTCTTGGAATACCTGTCCATATTATGATGAAATGGACTGGACACTCAGATTATAAATCTATGCAACCCTATATCGATACCGTGGACGAAATGCGTAGCGAAGCTATGGAAATGTTTAATAAAATGTAA